In Sparus aurata chromosome 3, fSpaAur1.1, whole genome shotgun sequence, the following are encoded in one genomic region:
- the LOC115579040 gene encoding LOW QUALITY PROTEIN: adhesion G protein-coupled receptor B1-like (The sequence of the model RefSeq protein was modified relative to this genomic sequence to represent the inferred CDS: deleted 1 base in 1 codon) has protein sequence MAWSALTGPCVALVLLFFGLTSCTPSGPASATCATLEQSRFFGVFTSTTTLPSTPCSWTLQNPDPRRYTVYMKITKPTDSCVPRQIRTFQFDSFIETSRTYLGMESFDEVVRLCDASTTVTYLESSKQFLQIRKVAPRNGLEIMEEQDVSEFKAEFLVVGKRNPSMPACQMLCQWLEKCLSSSTHDYPCGIMNTPCQCWEAPKRKPGSCYRGGVYVEKCLPVPRDNGRDAEIIKGWAGWGRWSVCSQECGGGVQVRSRGCQPEDGICEGTVEEGRACNPQACIGKERNRSQGLRAIVGLKRDNADNTNLGAVATQTVDAKSDEWSSWSSCSITCGEGWQSRTRVCATSSFTTQCTGPLRENRPCNNTVVCPVDGAWDEWTPWSLCSSTCGRGYRDRTRTCKLPKNGGEPCRGPTRQTKFCNIAVCPVDGSWNEWSAWSACSASCSNGTMQRTRECNGPSYGGSECHGGWQETVNCFLKDCPVDGRWHAWSSWGSCSKTCGGGIQQRQRVCEGPFFGGEPCPGDKGEQKRCNEKRCPEPHEICPEENTGDVVWKKTPAGDMAAIACPADASGLILRRCTLDAVGLASWESPTHIKCVSENYENIQKLSRDYVSKAQMGQSVDGVAEVISRLRFSSDEGAKYSGDLLAVMEILKNTTELYKGTSNQKLSNADTENYVQTISNLLKEEHRDKWEEAQLMGANIKVFLRLVEDFVSMLGMKMSGFQDIYEVTENLVLSIHKRPTTTSSNFTFPVKGWRGMLDWVRNSEEKISVSRDALSIEQADGNDAIVTGIVLYKNLASILSFHSNTTLINSKVVTVIVKPTPNFLSTPVEIEFPHLHNDTLNETCLSWDESETSSLLGSWSARSCRAVPVHSFRTKCVCDSLSTFAILAHVNSDTDMDKTLLPSVTLIVGCGVSSLTLLLLIIIYVSVWKYIRSERSVILINFCLSIICSNALILVGQTQARNKVVCTLVAALLHFFFLSSFCWVLTEAWQSYMAVTGRLRNRIIRKRFLCLGWGLPALVVAVAVGFTKAKGYGTVTYCWLSLEGGLLYSFVGPAAAVVLVNMVIGILVFNKLVSKDGITDVKLKERAGASLWSSCVVLPLLALTWMSAVLAITDRRSALFQILFAVFDSLEGFIIVMVHCILRREVQEAVKCRVVDRKDDGNGDSGSSHHNGHSQHMQSDNEKDGDSSRQGMKSSSEEKMPPPQLPLPMGSGFHTLPSNPSKSHMQAVPEYSSHTLTLKREKSRLAGGVDPSCGKPVYVCEGELFQQLDVDLARAHAEGSMSDGSGYVLMPNTTSTLRTKPKDDMTKYNISVEQLPQARLMHLSGPFAEPQAAFGMKSIPPDQVSVSYSERDSPIQNIHNMSSESHITHSSLENTFESMNSMMSKSETISTLSMSSLERQKSRYAELDFEKIMHTKKRHQNMFQDLNRKLHHAEKDRESPASDSKSVRWSVSSGGSDKTNHSDKQQGTMERPWEGVRGIPQSPPAWVRKDLEPLAASPLELHSVEWEKAGTTIPLVGQDIIDLQTEV, from the exons ATGGCGTGGTCAGCTCTCACCGGCCCCTGTGTGGCCCTCGTGCTGCTCTTCTTCGGTTTGACCTCCTGTACTCCCTCCGGCCCGGCCTCCGCCACCTGTGCCACCCTGGAACAGAGTCGCTTCTTTGGAGTGTTCACCTCTACGACCACCCTGCCCTCCACACCGTGCTCCTGGACCCTGCAGAACCCCGATCCTCGCCGCTACACCGTCTACATGAAGATCACCAAGCCAACCGACTCCTGCGTGCCCCGCCAGATCAGGACCTTCCAGTTCGACTCCTTCATCGAGACCTCCCGCACCTATCTGGGCATGGAGAGCTTCGACGAGGTGGTCCGACTGTGTGACGCATCAACCACTGTCACCTACCTGGAGTCCAGCAAGCAGTTCCTGCAGATCCGCAAGGTGGCGCCGAGAAATGGCCTGGAGATCATGGAGGAGCAGGATGTCAGTGAGTTCAAGGCTGAGTTCTTGGTCGTGGGGAAGAGGAACCCGAGTATGCCCGCCTGCCAGATGCTGTGCCAGTGGCTTGAGAAGTGCCTGTCCAGTAGCACCCATGATTATCCCTGTGGCATCATGAACACACCCTGCCAGTGCTGGGAGGCCCCAAAGAGGAAGCCAGGAAGCTGCTACAGAGGCGGTGTCTACGTCGAGAAATGCCTTCCTGTGCCCAGAGACAACGGACGCGATGCTGAGATCATCA AAGGCTGGGCTGGATGGGGCCGCTGGTCAGTATGCAGCCAGGAGTGCGGTGGCGGAGTCCAGGTGCGTAGCCGAGGCTGCCAGCCTGAGGATGGCATTTGCGAGGGAACAGTCGAAGAGGGGCGCGCCTGCAACCCTCAGGCCTGCATTG GCAAAGAGCGCAACAGGAGCCAGGGTCTGCGAGCCATCGTCGGTTTGAAGAGAGACAACGCTGATAATACTAACCTAGGAGCTGTTGCAACCCAAACAG TAGATGCTAAATCCGATGAGTGGTCCTCCTGGAGCTCCTGTTCAATCACCTGTGGAGAGGGCTGGCAGAGCCGTACCCGCGTCTGCgccacctcctccttcaccaCCCAGTGCACCGGCCCCCTGCGTGAGAACCGGCCCTGCAACAACACCGTGGTCTGCCCTG TGGATGGAGCTTGGGATGAGTGGACCCCCTGGAGCCTGTGCTCATCCACTTGCGGTCGGGGTTATCGTGACCGTACCCGCACCTGCAAGCTGCCCAAGAACGGAGGAGAGCCTTGCCGTGGCCCCACAAGACAAACCAAGTTCTGCAACATCGCTGTCTGCCCAG tGGACGGTTCCTGGAATGAGTGGTCTGCCTGGAGCGCATGCTCTGCCTCTTGCTCCAACGGTACCATGCAGAGAACACGGGAGTGCAACGGTCCATCCTACGGCGGCTCTGAGTGCCACGGCGGCTGGCAAGAGACAGTCAACTGCTTCCTGAAAGATTGTCCCG TTGATGGACGTTGGCATGCATGGAGCTCTTGGGGCAGCTGCAGCAAGACTTGCGGTGGAGGCATCCAGCAGAGGCAGAGAGTGTGTGAAGGGCCTTTCTTTGGTGGAGAACCATGCCCCGGTGATAAGGGAGAGCAGAAGCGCTGCAATGAGAAGAGATGCCCTG AGCCCCATGAGATCTGCCCTGAGGAGAACACTGGAGATGTTGTGTGGAAGAAAACCCCCGCTGGAGACATGGCTGCCATCGCCTGCCCCGCCGATGCCTCAG GTCTGATTCTGCGCCGGTGCACCCTGGACGCCGTAGGCCTCGCATCCTGGGAGAGCCCCACTCACATCAAGTGTGTCTCAGAGAACTATGAGAACATTCAGAAGCTG TCGAGGGACTACGTTTCCAAAGCGCAGATGGGGCAGAGCGTGGACGGGGTCGCCGAGGTGATTTCACGGCTGAGATTCTCCTCGGATGAAGGGGCCAAGTACAGCGGCGATCTCTTGGCCGTCATGGAAATCCTGAAGAACACCACTGAGCTGTACAAGGGAACCAGCAACCAGAAACTGAGCAACGCTGACACAGAG AACTACGTCCAGACCATCAGCAACTTACTAAAGGAGGAACATCGTGACAAATGGGAAGAGGCACAGCTG ATGGGTGCTAACATTAAGGTGTTCCTCCGCCTTGTCGAGGACTTTGTGAGCATGCTCGGTATGAAAATGAGCGGCTTCCAGGACATTTACGAAGTCACCGAGAATTTAG TGCTGAGCATCCACAAGCGCCCAACGACTACAAGCTCCAACTTCACTTTC CCTGTGAAGGGCTGGAGGGGCATGCTGGACTGGGTCAGGAACTCTGAGGAGAAGATCTCAGTGTCCCGGGACGCTCTGTCCATTGAGCAGGCTG ACGGAAACGATGCCATTGTGACTGGAATCGTCCTCTACAAAAACCTTGCATCTATTCTGTCCTTCCATAG TAACACCACCCTCATCAACTCCAAGGTGGTGACCGTGATCGTCAAGCCCACCCCAAATTTCCTCTCGACCCCCGTTGAGATCGAGTTCCCCCACCTCCACAAC GACACCCTCAATGAGACATGCCTCTCGTGGGATGAGAGTGAAAC TTCCTCTCTGCTCGGGTCTTGGTCTGCTCGGAGCTGCAGAGCGGTCCCCGTTCATTCATTCAGAACCAAATGCGTGTGTGACAGCCTCTCCACCTTCGCCATTTTAGCGCACGTCAACTCCGACACG GACATGGACAAGACACTGCTCCCATCCGTGACTCTCATCGTTGGCTGTGGGGTCTCCTCTCTCACCCTGCtgctcctcatcatcatctacGTCTCCGTGTGGAA GTACATCCGCTCCGAGCGCTCCGTTATCCTCATCAACTTCTGCCTCTCCATCATATGCTCCAATGCCCTCATTCTGGTCGGACAGACTCAGGCTCGCAACAAG GTTGTGTGCACTCTGGTAGCCGCTCTCCtgcacttcttcttcctctcctctttctgctGGGTGCTGACAGAAGCTTGGCAGTCCTACATGGCTGTCACTGGTCGTCTGCGCAACCGCATCATCCGCAAGCGCTTCTTATGCCTGGGCTGGG GCCTTCCCGCACTGGTTGTGGCCGTGGCTGTGGGTTTCACAAAAGCTAAGGGATATGGCACTGTCACCTA CTGCTGGCTGTCTCTTGAGGGCGGACTCCTCTACTCCTTTGTCGGCCCTGCTGCCGCTGTTGTTTTG GTGAACATGGTCATTGGTATTCTGGTCTTCAACAAGCTGGTGTCCAAGGATGGCATCACCGATGTGAAGCTGAAGGAGAGAGCCGG AGCGTCGCTGTGGAGCTCTTGCGTTGTTCTGCCCCTCCTGGCCCTCACCTGGATGTCCGCCGTTCTGGCCATCACCGACCGCCGCTCCGCCCTCTTCCAGATCCTTTTCGCCGTCTTCGACTCTCTGGAGGGTTTCATCATCGTCATGGTGCACTGCATCCTGCGTAGAGAG GTCCAGGAAGCTGTAAAGTGCAGAGTGGTCGACCGCAAGGACGACGGCAACGGAGACTCTGGCAGTTCCCACCACAATGGCCACTCCCAGCATATG CAGTCTGATAACGAAAAGGATGGAGATTCAAGCAGACAAG GAATGAAGAGCTCCTCCGAAGAGAAGATGCCTCCCCCTCAGCTTCCTCTTCCCATGGGCTCCGGCTTCCACACCCTGCCATCCAACCCCAGCAAGAGCCACATGCAGGCAGTCCCCGAGTACTCCAGCCACACCCTCACcctgaagagagagaagagccgCCTGGCCGGAGGAGTCGACCCATCCTGCGGGAAACCCGTGTACGTCTGCGAAGGGGAGCTCTTCCAGCAGCTAGATGTCGATCTCGCCCGTGCTCACGCCGAGGGAAGCATGTCCGACGGCAGCGGTTATGTCCTCATGCCCaacaccacctccaccctgagGACCAAGCCCAAAGATGACATGACGAAATACAACATCAGCGTGGAGCAGCTCCCCCAGGCCAGGCTGATGCACCTCAGCGGGCCCTTCGCCGAGCCCCAGGCCGCCTTCGGAATGAAGTCGATCCCCCCAGACCAGGTCAGCGTGTCGTATTCGGAGAGGGACTCGCCCATCCAGAACATCCACAACATGTCGAGTGAGTCTCACATCACCCACAGCAGCCTGGAGAACACCTTCGAATCCATGAACTCCATGATGTCCAAGAGTGAGACCATATCTACACTGTCTATGAGCTCCTTGGAG AGACAGAAATCCCGCTATGCTGAGTTGGACTTTGAG AAAATCATGCACACAAAGAAACGCCACCAGAACATGTTCCAGGACCTCAACAGGAAGCTCCATCATGctgagaaagacagagagtcGCCTGCCTCCGACAGCAAG TCTGTGAGATGGAGTGTGTCTTCAGGAGGAAGTGACAAAACGAACCACAGT GACAAACAGCAGGGTACCATGGAGAGGCCATGGGAGGGAGTGCGGGGGATCCCACAGTCACCCCCCGCGTGGGTCCGTAAAGACCTGGAGCCCCTAGCTGCCTCACCCCTGGAGCTGCACTCTGTGGAGTGGGAGAAGGCCGGCACCACCATCCCTCTGGTGGGACAGGACATCATCGACCTGCAGACAGAGGTCtga